From the Kribbella sp. CA-293567 genome, the window TGGTCGTCTACCACAAGCACACGCAGTACCCGGGTCCCGGCCGGACCGAGAAGAACGTCGTCGGCTACCCGCTGATGCCGGTCTACATGGCCAAGGCCGGTGGCTTCTTCTTCGTCGTCTTCGGCATCACCGCCCTGATGGGCGCGCTGCTGCAGATCAACCCGGTGTGGCTGTACGGCCCGTACAACCCGGCCGAGGTGACCGCAGGCTCCCAGCCCGACTGGTACATGGGCTGGCTGGAGGGCTCCGTGCGCCTGATGCCGGGATTCGAGTCGGAGTTCTGGGGCGTCACGCTCAGCTGGAACCTGCTGATACCCGCGCTGATCATCCCGCCGGCGTTCGTCACCCTGGTCGCCCTGTATCCGTTCATCGAGAGCTGGATCACCGGCGACAAGCGCGAACACCACCTGCTGGACCGGCCGCGCAACGTGCCGACCCGGACCGGGATCGGCGCCGCGTTCATCACCTTCTACGGCCTGCTGTGGATCGGTGGTGGAAACGACCTGATCGCCATCCACTTCGGCCTCTCGCTGAACAGCGTGACCTGGTTCCTGCGGTTCGCGGTCTTCCTCGGCCCGATCTTCGCGTTCTGGGTCACCCGGCGGATCGCTATCTCGCTGCAGCGCGCGGACAACGACCGCCTGCTGCACGGCCTGGAGTCCGGCATCATCGTCCGGACGCCGGAGGGCGAGTACTACGAGAAGCACACCCCGATCTCGAAGTACGAGGCCTACGAGCTGACCGCTCGCGACCGGACCCTGCCGCTGGAGATCGGCCCGGAGACGGACGACAACGGCGTACGGGCTCCCAAGCGGGCGCTGCGGAAGCTGCGGGCCAAGCTGTCGGAGTTCTACTTCGCCGACGCGGTCCAGAAGCCGACGGCGGCCGAGATCGCCGAGGCCCACGCGCACGGTCACCACGACGAGCACGAGCCCATCGAAGGCGTGACCGGCACGGTCGAGCTCGACGAGGGCACCTCACGCGAGGCAACCCGGCACTGATCGACAGCACTGAAACGAAGGCCCCGGCTTGTTGCCGGGGCCTTCGTTCGTTTGGAGGCTGTTGGACCAGGAGGCGGTGGTTGTTGGACCGGGAAGCGGCGGTGGGGCGTCTGAGGGGCGTTTCTGGGCTGCTGAGGCGGTGTGAGGTGCTGGGCGTGGAGTGACGCACCCCGTCGCTGAGAGGGTCGGAAGACTCACGCAGAAGGCCCTCCCGCCGGACGCGGGAGGGCCTTCGCAAGACGCGGGACTGCTGTACACCTGATTGGCTTGACGAGCCGACTCGCCGTTGCGTCAGGCGAACGCAGAAGCCCGCAGCGCACAGCGCCACGCAGGAGCGATCCAGGGGCAGGCGCGGGAGGGACTAGGCGAGCGCCGAGCCGGCCTTGTACTTCGCCCAGGTGTCGTTCCAGTCGGTCCAGCCGTTGCCGGGCTCCATGCCGCGGGTGGTGCCGGTGACGACGACGGGGTCTCCGCGCAGGGTCTGGGAGAAGTACCACTGGCCGTCCTTGAGGGACATGCCGATGCAGCCGTGGCTGACGTTGTCGCGGCCCTGGGCGCCGCCTGACCACGGGGCACCGTGGATGAACTCGCCGGAGCTGGTGACCCGCTGGGCCCACTTCACGTCGTGGATGTCGTAGTACTCCGGATCGCCGGGCTTGATACCGACGGTCCGGGCGTCCATCCGCTTGGTGGGGTACTTCTCCATGATGACCTTGGTGCCACTGCGGGTGGTGAAGCCGGTCTTGCCCGCGGTGATCGGCATCGTCCGGGCGAGCTTCCCGTTGATCACGACCGTCATCGTGTGCTTCTTGACGTCGATCTTGGTGATCACCGACTTGCCGATGCTGAAGTCGATCTTGCGGCTGGCGGCGCCCCAGATGTTGCCGCCGGCGTTGACGCCCTGGGTGGCGATGTCGACCGAGACCTTGACGCCGGCCGGCCAGTACGTCTTCGGGCGGTAGTTGACCTGCTTGCTGTTCAGCCAGTGCCAGCTGCCCTCGACCGGGACCGAGGAGGTCACGGTGAGGCGCCTCTCGACCGCGGCCCGGTCCTTGACCGGCTTGTTCCAGAAGATCTGGATCGGCATCGCGACGCCGACGGTCTCGCCGTTCAGCGGGGCGACCGACGCCTTCAGGTTCCCGGCCGCCGCGAGCGTCCTGAAGTTCGAGTTGATCGGGACGCTGTTGCCGTCGCTGCCCTTCGCCGTACCGGTCAGCGTGTACTTCGCTCCGGGCTTCAGCTCGGGGTCAGAGGTCCAGACCGACTTGTCGTCGTTGAGCTTGCCGTCGACCTTGCCGCCGGTGGAGTCCTTCAGCGTCACGTCGGACAGTTCGCCACCGGGGCTGGTCACGGTGACCGGCTTGTCCGGTCGGACCGCGGCCGCGCCCTTGGCCGGGACGATCTGCACGTTCGCCGCGGCCGGGTCGCCGGACGGCGTCGAACTGGGGCTCGGCGTTTCGGAGGAGCCCGGGGTACTGGGGCTGGTGGCGCCCGGCGAGTTGCCGGTGGACGGAGCCGGATCGGCCGCCTTCGTGTCGCTGCAGGCGGTGCCGACCAGCAGCATCGCGCAGATCCCCGCCACGGCAAGACCGTGCTTCCGGACCGTACTACTCAACACTCGTGCTCCCCAGGTGTAACGATCAGCAACCGCGCAAGCCTAGCTCGCGGGTTGGTCATACCCACGCACTGAGTTCGTCACCAGTACGGCGGACCACCACGGCCCGCTGTACTGATGACGTCCGGAGAGCCGGAAAAGTTGGCCCAGCGGGTGTTCAGTGAGCGTGATCACCACGGTAGTACTCGAACACCCAGCCACTCAGCGTGATGATCCCGATCGCGGAGCCGGCGATGAACAGCCACCAGCCGAAGACCAGTCCGAGCACGATCACCGACAGCGTCAGCGCGCACCACAGCGGCCACCACGAGTACGGCGGGAAGAACCCCAGCTCACCGGCGCCCTCGGCGATCTCGGCTTCCTTGCGGTCCTCCGGCCGGGCGTCCATCTTGCGGCCGGTGATGGCCAGGTAGTAGGCCACCAGCAGCGACAGGAAGAACGTCATCACCAGTGCGGTGGTGCCGGTGGGGTCCTCGGACATGATCCAGTAGATCGGCGTCACGATCAGGACGAACACCGTCAGGACGCCGAAGACCCAGGCCTCCGCCTTCATGCCTTACCCTCTCCGTCCGCGCCGTTGCCGGCCGCGATGTTGCGTTCCAGGTTCTCGACCCGGCCCTGGTCCTCACCGGCGTCCAGCAGGTTGTCCCGGCCGGCTCCGCTGTCCGGGTACTCCGCCAGCGCGATCTCCGGGTGGTGCAGGTCGAACGCGGGGCTCTCCGACCGGATCCGCGGCAGCTTGACGAAGTTGTGCCGAGGCGGCGGGGAACTGGTCGCCCACTCCAGCGAGCGGCCCCAGCCCCACGGGTCGTCGACGCCGACGAGCGGCGCCTTCCGCGACTTGTAGACGTTGTAGAAGAACGGCAGCATCGACAGGCCGAGCACGAAGGCGCCGACGCTGGAGACCTCGTTCAGCGTGGTGAAGCCCTCGTTCGCCCCGTACGACGCGTAGCGGCGCGGCATGCCCTCGACGCCCAGCCAGTGCTGCACCAGGAACGTGGTGTGGAAGCCGACGAACAGCAGCCAGAAGTGCAGCTTGCCGAGCTTCTCGTCGAGCATCCGGCCGGTCATCTTCGGCCACCAGAAGTAGAAGCCCGCGAACATCGCGAACACCACCGTGCCGAACACCACGTAGTGGAAGTGCGCCACCACGAAGTACGAGTCGGACAGCTGGTAGTCCAGCGCCGGCGACGCCAGGATGACGCCGGTCAGGCCGCCGAACAGGAAGGTGGTGAGGAAGCCGACCGACCACAGCATCGGGGTGTCGAACGAGACCGATCCGCCCCACATGGTGCCGATCCAGTTGAAGAACTTCACCCCGGTCGGGACCGCGATCAGGAACGTCATGAAGGAGAAGAACGGCAGGTTCACCGCGCCGGTGACGAACATGTGGTGTGCCCACACCGCCACCGAGAGGACCGCGATCCACAGCGTCGCGCCGACCAGGCCGATGTAGCCGAAGACCGGCTTGCGGCTGAAGACCGGCAGGATCTCGGTGATGATGCCGAAGAACGGCAGCGCGATGATGTAGACCTCGGGGTGCCCGAAGAACCAGAACAGGTGCTGCCACAGCAGTGGGCCGCCGTTGGCGGCGTCGAAGACGTGTGCCCCGAGGGCGCGATCCGCCTCCAGCATCAGCAGCGCGCCGGCCAGGATCGGGAACGCGATCAGCACCAGGATCGAGGTGACCAGGATGTTCCAGGTGAAGATCGGCATCCGGAACATCGTCATGCCGGGCGCGCGCATGGTGATGATCGTGGTGACGAAGTTGACCGCGCCGAGGATGGTACCGAGACCGGCCATCCACAGGCCCATGATCCACAGGTCGCCACCGACGCCCGGCGAACGGACCTCGTTCGACAGCGGCGCGTAGGCGAACCAGCCGAAGTCGGCCGCCCCACCGGGGGTGAAGAAGCCGGAGACCGTGATCAGTCCACCGAACAGGAACAGCCAGAAGCTGAACATGTTGAGCCGCGGGAACGCGACGTCGGGGGCGCCGATCTGGACCGGCATGATCACGTTCGCGAAGCCGACGAACAGCGGCGTCGCGAACAGCAGCAGCATGATCGTGCCGTGCATCGTGAAGAGCTGGTTGTAGACCTCTTCGTTCACGATCTGCAGGCCCGGCTTGGCCAGCTCGGCGCGGATCAGCAGCGCCATCACGCCGCCGATCAGGAAGAACGCGAACGAGGTGATCAGGTACAGGTGGCCGATCAGCTTGTGGTCGGTGGTGGTGAGCCACTTGACCGCGAGCTGGCCCTTGCTACGCCGCCTGGGCAGCGCGGTCGAGGCACCGATGGCGCCCGTGCGCTCGGCGAAGTCGGTCACTTCTCGCCCTCCTGCTCACCCTGGCCGGAAATGGTGGTCGAGTCCTCGCCACCGGTCGCGGCGCCGGTCTGGCCCTTGGCGGCCAGCTCCCGCAGGTGTGCCTGGTACTCGTCGGCGGTGACCACCTTGACGGTGAAGACCATCCGGCTGTGGTAGAGACCGCACAGCTCCGCGCACTTGCCCGCGAAGGTGCCGGTCTTGGTCGGGGTCAGCTCGAGCTTGTTGGTCCGGCCCGGGATCACGTCGAGCTTGAAGTAGAAGGCCGGCACCCAGAAGGAGTGGATGACGTCCGGCGAGGTCAGGTCGAACTGCACCGACTCGTTCACCGGCAACCACAGCACCGCGGGCTTGTCCAGCGTTCCGGTCTCCCAGACGCCTTCGTTGCCGTCGACGGTCTCCTTGTAGTTGAAGGTCCACTGCCACTGCTGGCCGACCACGTTGATCGTGTGCGCCGGGTTGTCCGACATCGCGGTGATCTTGTTGCCGTTCTCCACGGTGTAGAAGAACAGCACGCCGATGACCGCGAACGGCGCGAGGGTGTAGAGGACCTCGAGCGGCAGGTTGTAGCGGGTCTGCCGGGGGGCGTCCTCGTTGCGCCGGCGGAACCGGACCGAGGCGTACAGGATCAGGCCCCAGGTGAGGACACCGATCACCAGCGCGGCGATCCAGGCGCCGATCCAGAGGCTTCTGACTGCCTCGGTCCGGTCGGATGCGCCCTCGGGCAGACCGAGTCGTTTCCACTGCTCGGTGGTTTCCGACGAGCAGGCGGTCAGCACCAGGGTGCCTACCGCTACTGACGTCGCCACCAGCAGGCGTCGCTTCGCCGGACGTACCGCGGCGCGGGCCCTCTTCAGACCTGCTGCGCGCACCACTCCGGGCGTGCCGTTCGAACCCACGGGGCGCCTTTCCCTTCCCAGGTGAGACTGACGACAGAACCCTACTGGACACCTCTTACAGTTCTGCGCATAGGTAGGGCTTAGCGTTTCCGTTGTGACCAACCGTGCATACCTCGACGCCGCGACGGCGGAACCGCTGCATCCCGCGGCGAGGGAGGTGTTGCTGTCCGCGCTGGATTCCGGGTGGGCCGATCCGGCGCGCCTGCACCACGAGGGACGGACCGCCGGCGTGCTGCTCGACAACGCTCGCGCGGTGCTGGCCGAGGGCCTCGGAGTACGGCCGGACGAGCTGTTCCTGACGACCTCCGGGACGGCCGCGATCCACTCCGGGTTGCTCGCTGTGACGGCGGCTCGGCGCCGGGTCGGCGACGTGGTCGTGCACTCCGCCGTGGAGCACTCCGCCGTGCTTCACGCGGCAGCAACAGCCGGTACTGCGGACGAAGTCGCCGTCGACCAGCACGGACGAGTCGACCTGGACGCCTTCGCCGACCGCGTACGGCGGCCCGGGGTGGCAGTCGCCGCCCTCCAGTCGGCCAATCACGAGGTCGCCACCCGGCAGCCGATCAGCGAACTGGCCGAGATCTGCGCCGCTGCCCAGGTCCCCCTGTTCGTCGATGCGGCAGCCTCGGTCAGCCACGACGCGGTACCGGCCGGCTGGTCGGCGTTGACGGCCAGCGCACACAAGTGGGGTGGTCCGGCAGGCGTCGGGCTGCTCGCCGTACGGAAGGGCACACGGCTGGCTCCGGCCTGGCCGGTCGACGAGCGGGAGGACGGCCTCTCCCCCGGCCATCCGAACGTCCCCTCGGTCCTGGCGGCCGCCGCCGCGCTGCAGGCCCGTCTCCTCGAAGCGGACGAGCTCAACAAGCAGCACCGGACCTGGATCGACGAACTCCGCCACCGAGTCGCCACCGACATCGCGGACGTCGAGGTGGTCGGCGATCCGGACGACCGGCTCCCGCACGTCCTCACCTTCTCCTGCCTGTACGTCGACGGCGAGGCCCTGGTGACCGCCCTGGACGCCGCGGGCTTCTCGGTCTCCAGCGGCTCCGCCTGTACTGCGAGCACCCTGCGCCCGTCACACGTCCTGGCAGCGATGGGTGTCCTGACCCACGGCAACGTGCGCGTCTCGCTCGGCCGCACGACCAGCCACGACGAAGTGGACCGCTTCGCCACCGTCCTGCCCGGAATCGTCCGGCGCATCCGGCAGGAAGTGGGGATGTGACGCTCGACTGCCGCGGCATGCTGTGCCCGCTCCCGGTGATCAAGCTCGCGCAGGCGTTCCCCCGCCTCGCGGTCGGCGACACCATCACCGTCCTCGCCGACGATCCGGCCGCCGCCACCGACATCCCCGCCTGGTGCCGCATGCGCTCGCAGGAACTCGTCTCCGCCGACGACGGCCAGTACGTCGTACGCCGCCTCAGCTAAAACCACTGGCCGCCCGATGGCCCTCACGGCCAGACTTCGGCGCGTGACTGACTTCGCGCACAAACCGACGCTGCTCGGCGACCTGGTGGAGCTGCGGCCGATCACCGAGGACGACTACCCCGCCCTGCAGGTCGCGATGGACGACCCCGACGTGGCGCGGTTCACCGGGAGCCGCGGGGCGATCGGCGAGGAAGCGGCCCGGAAGTGGTACCGCACCCGGGGCGAGCAGACGGACCGGCTGGACCTGGCGATCGTCGACCGCTCGACCCGCGAGGTCGTGGGTGAGGCGGTGCTGAACGAGTGGAGCCCGGAGGACGAGAGCTGCAACTTCCGGATCCTGATCGGGCCGGCCGGCCAGGGGCGCGGCCTCGGCACCGAAGCGACCCGGCTGATCGTCGGCTACGGGATCGAGAAGCTCGGCCTGCACCGGATCGAGCTGGGCGTCTACGCGTTCAATCCGAGAGCACAGCGCGCGTACGAGAAGGCCGGCTTCGTCACCGAGGGCATCCGCCGGGACGCCCTGCGCTGGGACGGCGAGTGGGTCGACGAGATCGTGATGTCGGTACTGGCCTCCGACTGGGACGCGCTACGTTCGGAAGCGTGACCGACCTAGTCCGCAAGGCCCAGCAGCTCGCCGTCCTGACCGGTGCCGGCATCTCCACCGCCTCCGGCATCCCGGACTTCCGCGGTCCGCAGGGCGTCTGGACGAAGA encodes:
- the qcrB gene encoding cytochrome bc1 complex cytochrome b subunit, coding for MTTVSDKDFPPPVKWADDRLGIGKIGKKNLRKVFPDHWSFMLGEIALYSFIILLLTGVFLTLWFRPSMAEVEYQGSYSLLKGLHMSEAYASTLDISFDVRGGLLMRQIHHWAAVLFVASMMVHLLRIFFTGAFRKPRELNWLIGFGMLFLGIIEGFIGYGLPDDLLSGTGLRITQGMIQASPVVGTYMSFFIFGGEFPGDDFVSRFFTVHVLLIPGLILALVTAHLFLVVYHKHTQYPGPGRTEKNVVGYPLMPVYMAKAGGFFFVVFGITALMGALLQINPVWLYGPYNPAEVTAGSQPDWYMGWLEGSVRLMPGFESEFWGVTLSWNLLIPALIIPPAFVTLVALYPFIESWITGDKREHHLLDRPRNVPTRTGIGAAFITFYGLLWIGGGNDLIAIHFGLSLNSVTWFLRFAVFLGPIFAFWVTRRIAISLQRADNDRLLHGLESGIIVRTPEGEYYEKHTPISKYEAYELTARDRTLPLEIGPETDDNGVRAPKRALRKLRAKLSEFYFADAVQKPTAAEIAEAHAHGHHDEHEPIEGVTGTVELDEGTSREATRH
- a CDS encoding L,D-transpeptidase, with the protein product MLSSTVRKHGLAVAGICAMLLVGTACSDTKAADPAPSTGNSPGATSPSTPGSSETPSPSSTPSGDPAAANVQIVPAKGAAAVRPDKPVTVTSPGGELSDVTLKDSTGGKVDGKLNDDKSVWTSDPELKPGAKYTLTGTAKGSDGNSVPINSNFRTLAAAGNLKASVAPLNGETVGVAMPIQIFWNKPVKDRAAVERRLTVTSSVPVEGSWHWLNSKQVNYRPKTYWPAGVKVSVDIATQGVNAGGNIWGAASRKIDFSIGKSVITKIDVKKHTMTVVINGKLARTMPITAGKTGFTTRSGTKVIMEKYPTKRMDARTVGIKPGDPEYYDIHDVKWAQRVTSSGEFIHGAPWSGGAQGRDNVSHGCIGMSLKDGQWYFSQTLRGDPVVVTGTTRGMEPGNGWTDWNDTWAKYKAGSALA
- a CDS encoding cytochrome c oxidase subunit 4 is translated as MKAEAWVFGVLTVFVLIVTPIYWIMSEDPTGTTALVMTFFLSLLVAYYLAITGRKMDARPEDRKEAEIAEGAGELGFFPPYSWWPLWCALTLSVIVLGLVFGWWLFIAGSAIGIITLSGWVFEYYRGDHAH
- the ctaD gene encoding aa3-type cytochrome oxidase subunit I, whose amino-acid sequence is MTDFAERTGAIGASTALPRRRSKGQLAVKWLTTTDHKLIGHLYLITSFAFFLIGGVMALLIRAELAKPGLQIVNEEVYNQLFTMHGTIMLLLFATPLFVGFANVIMPVQIGAPDVAFPRLNMFSFWLFLFGGLITVSGFFTPGGAADFGWFAYAPLSNEVRSPGVGGDLWIMGLWMAGLGTILGAVNFVTTIITMRAPGMTMFRMPIFTWNILVTSILVLIAFPILAGALLMLEADRALGAHVFDAANGGPLLWQHLFWFFGHPEVYIIALPFFGIITEILPVFSRKPVFGYIGLVGATLWIAVLSVAVWAHHMFVTGAVNLPFFSFMTFLIAVPTGVKFFNWIGTMWGGSVSFDTPMLWSVGFLTTFLFGGLTGVILASPALDYQLSDSYFVVAHFHYVVFGTVVFAMFAGFYFWWPKMTGRMLDEKLGKLHFWLLFVGFHTTFLVQHWLGVEGMPRRYASYGANEGFTTLNEVSSVGAFVLGLSMLPFFYNVYKSRKAPLVGVDDPWGWGRSLEWATSSPPPRHNFVKLPRIRSESPAFDLHHPEIALAEYPDSGAGRDNLLDAGEDQGRVENLERNIAAGNGADGEGKA
- the ctaC gene encoding aa3-type cytochrome oxidase subunit II, with the translated sequence MATSVAVGTLVLTACSSETTEQWKRLGLPEGASDRTEAVRSLWIGAWIAALVIGVLTWGLILYASVRFRRRNEDAPRQTRYNLPLEVLYTLAPFAVIGVLFFYTVENGNKITAMSDNPAHTINVVGQQWQWTFNYKETVDGNEGVWETGTLDKPAVLWLPVNESVQFDLTSPDVIHSFWVPAFYFKLDVIPGRTNKLELTPTKTGTFAGKCAELCGLYHSRMVFTVKVVTADEYQAHLRELAAKGQTGAATGGEDSTTISGQGEQEGEK
- a CDS encoding cysteine desulfurase family protein, with the protein product MTNRAYLDAATAEPLHPAAREVLLSALDSGWADPARLHHEGRTAGVLLDNARAVLAEGLGVRPDELFLTTSGTAAIHSGLLAVTAARRRVGDVVVHSAVEHSAVLHAAATAGTADEVAVDQHGRVDLDAFADRVRRPGVAVAALQSANHEVATRQPISELAEICAAAQVPLFVDAAASVSHDAVPAGWSALTASAHKWGGPAGVGLLAVRKGTRLAPAWPVDEREDGLSPGHPNVPSVLAAAAALQARLLEADELNKQHRTWIDELRHRVATDIADVEVVGDPDDRLPHVLTFSCLYVDGEALVTALDAAGFSVSSGSACTASTLRPSHVLAAMGVLTHGNVRVSLGRTTSHDEVDRFATVLPGIVRRIRQEVGM
- a CDS encoding sulfurtransferase TusA family protein, translating into MTLDCRGMLCPLPVIKLAQAFPRLAVGDTITVLADDPAAATDIPAWCRMRSQELVSADDGQYVVRRLS
- a CDS encoding GNAT family N-acetyltransferase, encoding MTDFAHKPTLLGDLVELRPITEDDYPALQVAMDDPDVARFTGSRGAIGEEAARKWYRTRGEQTDRLDLAIVDRSTREVVGEAVLNEWSPEDESCNFRILIGPAGQGRGLGTEATRLIVGYGIEKLGLHRIELGVYAFNPRAQRAYEKAGFVTEGIRRDALRWDGEWVDEIVMSVLASDWDALRSEA